A region of Lycium barbarum isolate Lr01 chromosome 1, ASM1917538v2, whole genome shotgun sequence DNA encodes the following proteins:
- the LOC132608820 gene encoding bifunctional pinoresinol-lariciresinol reductase 2-like: MAKSKVLIVGGTGYLGKRMVKASLANGHDTYILQRPEIGVDIEKVEILISFKMQGAHLLTASFNDHQSLVDAVKLVDVVICAISGVHIRSHHILVQLKLVDAIKEAGNIKRFLPSEFGTDPARMENAMEPGRVTFDDKMVVRKAIEEAGIPFTYVSANCFAGYFLGGLCQIGHILPSRDSVVLLGDGNQKAIYVAEDEIATYTIKTIDDPRTLNKTLYLRPPKNILSQREVVQIWEKLIGKELKKSTLSKEEFLAPMKELEYAEQVGLCHYYHVCYEGCLANFEIGEGGEEASKLYPEVNYTTVEDYMKRYV, encoded by the exons ATGGCAAAAAGCAAAGTGTTGATAGTGGGAGGGACAGGGTACCTTGGGAAGAGAATGGTGAAAGCTAGTTTAGCAAATGGACACGACACCTACATTTTGCAACGTCCAGAAATAGGAGTTGATATTGAGAAAGTTGAAATTCTTATTTCTTTTAAGATGCAAGGTGCTCACCTTCTAACTGCTTCTTTTAACGATCATCAGAGCCTCGTCGACGCTGTTAAACTCGTCGACGTTGTCATCTGTGCCATCTCAGGCGTCCATATTCGTAGCCATCATATCTTGGTTCAGCTTAAGCTTGTGGATGCCATCAAAGAAGCAGGAAATATCAAG AGATTTTTGCCATCTGAGTTTGGAACGGATCCAGCAAGAATGGAAAATGCAATGGAGCCAGGTAGAGTGACATTTGATGATAAAATGGTGGTGAGAAAAGCCATTGAAGAAGCTGGCATTCCTTTCACTTATGTCTCTGCTAATTGCTTTGCTGGTTACTTTCTTGGTGGCCTTTGTCAAATTGGTCATATCCTTCCTTCAAGAGACTCTGTTGTCTTGCTCGGAGATGGCAACCAGAAAG CAATTTACGTGGCCGAAGATGAGATAGCAACATATACCATAAAGACCATAGATGATCCAAGGACACTCAATAAAACACTTTACCTTAGGCCTCCAAAAAACATACTTTCTCAAAGAGAGGTTGTTCAAATATGGGAAAAGCTAATTGGCAAAGAGCTTAAAAAATCAACTCTTTCCAAAGAAGAATTTTTGGCTCCCATGAAGG AGCTTGAATATGCAGAACAAGTTGGATTGTGTCACTATTATCACGTTTGCTATGAAGGATGCCTTGCTAATTTTGAAAtaggagaaggaggagaagaGGCTTCCAAACTCTATCCAGAGGTTAACTACACTACGGTCGAAGACTACATGAAACGTTACGTCTAA